The Elephas maximus indicus isolate mEleMax1 chromosome 6, mEleMax1 primary haplotype, whole genome shotgun sequence genomic sequence CATTCATATCCAACCTGTATCTTTAAGCTAATGATGGAAGCATTTCCCTCTAATATTCTCATTTTATGCAAGATGTTTGTGAGATTATTCATAAATTGAATTTTTATAAATCAAATCATTCTCATATGTAACAGCAGACAGATAACCAGATTTTTAGAACTCATTGGCAGCTTTCTTTGTGCTGTGAATAATCAAACTACTTTGTAAGTTAGGAATTCTTCATAGGATATTAAATTATCTTAGAGTATACCAGTATAATGAAGCTACATAATGAATTGATAAGACAGTAAATGTATTTCCTAAACAACATTAATGCACTAATAATGGAATTTGTTATTGAGAATTGGCTTAATCATGATGTGATAGATACCTAAGGatcagtttgttttttaaagataaaattattgtttaggtgaaagtttatagaccaaattagttttccatttaacagtttatacacagcttgtttcatgacattggttgcaaacccctgaatgtgtcagcactctccccacttcctccctgggttccccatgtccatttgcccagctttTCTGCCTCTACCATCCTTCTAAAttttgcttttgggaaaatgcTGCCTGTtaggtcttgtatagttgattgttctgaggtgtacattcctcactggtgttattgttcattttataggcctattATATGGTTATaatgtgatctccaggagtgatttcaattccaagtttgaagggtgtctaggGCCATGTTTGTTTAGTAAGGATTTTCTAGGATCTTGCATGTTACCTTTCAAATGTATTGTAATATCTTAAAATAATTCAAAGTGTACTTTTGTGgtttattcttaattttaatgtatctTATGTGTCTGAAATGTAATATGacatacagatgagaaaacttggTTTGAAGACTCCTTCCTTTAGCTTAACAAAAGccacccatttcacagatgatttAACTTTGATTAACCGACTCCCATTGTAACAGATTATTCCGACAACTGGAATTTCATTCTTTGATGTTATTTCTAGGTGCAGCTTAATTTACAGCACAACTTTTCTTTCCAACTCCCCAAAATACATCACAATTTTGATGTTAACTCAAAGTAAAAATTCAGTGGTTCGTTAAACCTAGTTTTAGAATTCATTGACAAGAGACttgtcattttaaaaatgtaactgcTACGTTTATGCATTCTTCACTGCTCAGTTTATAACCTTAGATTCCCTGTCAGAGAAAGCATAGAGTTAACCACTTAGCATATTGTAATGAATATTCATCAATAAATTGATGTGACATGGCAGTCCCATTTTTCAGTCTTCCTGCTCTGTTGCACTCTTTCCAGCTTTAAATATATTATAGTTTATCATGTAATAAGGACTATCTTTTAAAATCTTTAGAATTATAATACCGTATTTTTGGTCATGCTAATTATACTTTAATAGCTATCATGTTAGTTTATAATAAGAGAAGTCTACTTGTTTCTGAGGAACATTTTCTAATCTGCTGTTACTGATATTTGGCATTTTTGCCAAATATTTAGTGACATAGAATTGTTTAAGaaatgaattttgtttttatgtcCCTTGAAATTTATTTAACTTAATTGCTTTTATAAAATTTTGGTTTAAATACCTATTATAGTTTTAAATCCATGTAGAAATGGAGGTATgtataattgttttaaaataaaatcctgagAACATGTATTTAAATAGTTGATATCAACTACAACAGATAATTTATGTGGACAAATAGGCATGGAAAATGCCATATAGTAGATGAATAAAGATCATGTCTAACATACTTCatctgcattttaaattttaaaaggaaaagagaatttaTAAACAAGATCTTTTCTGTTAAATATGTAGATTGTGAGGTCATTTAGCACTAAAGTACTGACCATATGCATTATGACAGGAATTTGACACCTGTCATTGGAAATGGCACTTAGAAGCCATATAATGCAACAAAGTTGAGAGAGGAGAATAATATGTGGATAGTAGGCTGTAATTTATAATTCACATTGCTTAAGAATGACCTCTCCGGGGTGACTGAAAATCCCTATCTTTGATTTTAGAATTTGCATACAGTGAACCCTACTAGTAAAGAGAATTGATTAGAATAACTAATAGtattagcaaaaaaatggaaaaatgcatatatatttgcATAGTGAATTTTTAATTGAAGTAAATATCCTATTAATCCACAAGTCAACTTTAAGTTAAgtataattaaattattttattacattACACCCATAGGTCACTTTGTGGCAGAATTTTATCCTAATGTTTGAGCAGTACAGTATAGAATTGCTACCAGTTATACTGTTTTCAGATTAATAATCCATTGTATATGAGAATTCATCTATAAAGGAGTGCTGTCTTTCTGTTTCTGTCTGTGATTATTTTGCCCAAAaaagctttcatttttttaagtagtaCAAAAGCTGTAATTGGCATGCTTTGTAAGGAAGTGTCAATGTGCAAGAGAGTGGCGAGCACTAAGAATTCTTTTACGTGTTCTTTCCCCTTTGCACTACCGCCTCCTCAGCAGGGTCACTGAGATCACTAGCTTTTCTTGAAATGGCCATTTTCACTGGCAGGTGCATTATACCCTGTATTTTCAGATTGTTTTTCCATTCCGAATGTTTGGCAGGTTGATTGCTCTGGCTGCATTGACAGAGAAAGGGCTGACAAATGCAGTTGGGCTGGCTGAAAAGACAGTGATTACTGTTTTCCTTTGTGGCTGATTGAGGCCCTTGAAAGGAAAAATTTTAACCTTCACCATTTGGTTCAAAAGTATGAGCATATATTGAAATCATTTGTGCCATTTATCCTAGTTCTGTAAACTTGTCAGTACGTAAAAATCGCTCAATTTCAAGTAATGTAGGATTGGCATACGTCATTATCATTTTGATTAAGTTGGAGGTTGTATCATTGTGTGCATTATACAGTGTCATTTAAAGCTTTCTTTCCTACAGGTACAGTTATATTTGTATTGCGTATACTGTAGAGTTAGAAAGATTTTCATCACTCTCTAAACCTAACACTGTGTGTGGTTTGGCAGCTGGTGTGGCCTACAAGCAGCATTTTGTTTGCAGGGTAAAGGCTTGTCTGTAGGCCTCCTGGAGTGCTGGTAATTGCACAGACTCACCATTGGGGAGAGACAGGATTGGAAGCAGTCAAGCGGAAGAATgttatgccatcccattgccacCTTGTACAGAAAGACACAGTCCCAGCAGTGCCATCTGGTTGTTGCTATCTAGTCAGCTGGCCTGGCTGCTGGGACCATGACTTGGCAGCTGGTTCCCATCCTTGACCATTCTTTTGTGAACgttgtatatgtgtgttttagATAATTTTGGACATGGATCGAGGAAATGACTATAACTGTGTAACAAGTAAAGTTCCCTTATTGAATAGACTGTCATTACTTGAGATGTACTCCGCTGCACGCGCCTGCTGCCATTCCCTTATAGACAAATGACACATCTGTTTaggcaataaaaataaacatttccttCATAAAAGTCTATTTCAGGGTGTAGAGAAAGAGAAGGTAGGCAAGATTGTAtgttttataacattttaaaataaatggtttTAAGTTACTTCCTGGTTGGGGATATAAGGGAAGATTTTGTAATGAAAATAAAGTCTTATAAACATTGTATGTTATATCAATACATACTTTTAttcaaattaagaaaacattaagTGCTTATTGTCACATCATATAACGTAGATAATGAGACTTGCATTTAAAATGACAGAATAGAAAATGTGGTCTCACAGCTATTATCTTTAAAATCTGCCTCTCAAATAGCAACCTGAGAGTTAATGTAAGCCATCTTTATGCCATATGAAGACCCATTAGACACTGATGGTTTCAGATCACAAGTAAGCAGCCAGCTCTGTAGGCTATTTTAGgcatttgattttcttcattctaccgCATTAATGTGTCAGCATGCTACATAAAACTATGCTGGAGTTGCAATGTTGTTCTGTCCTGAGTGATAAATGCTTGCAAGCTTTCAGAGATTTCCATGAGAAATTCATCCCAGTTGCTTATATATCTTATTTCAGTTTATGTAGCTACAGAATTTGGTATGACTGTTGATGAAGGTATACAGATACATAGGTACGTATAAAAATTTAACCAAGAGGCTctgcttaattcttttttttttaattcatattttttgtactttttctGTCTTATTGATGGCTTCCTTTTGCACTTATCTAGGACGTTGTGATACATTCTGAAATATTACCTCAAAAATTATCagctattttcataaaaataatttgtcTTATTGTTTTTTCAGATGAAGAGGAAGAAGATGATGTTGTGACTCCTAAGCCTCCTGTTGaacctgaagaagagaaaactttaaagaaagatgaagaaaatgatatTAAAGGTATCTTAAAGAATTTAACTTCAAAAAATTCTGGTGATTCTtgttgatatttattttattatgtacGTATTAAGATAAAATACTGTAAGTCAAAGAGGTGAATCTGATTGAGAAAGAATGTGTGGCATTCGTTGATCCAAACTGTGATAGTAAGTTGACATGATTTGTCTGACATAACTCAGACTtcagaaaaatatttgttttccagCTCCCCCTCATGAGCtcactgaagaagaaaagcaaCAAATTTTGCACTCTGAGGAATTTTTAAGTTTCTTTGACCATTCTACAAGAATTGTAGAAAGAGCTCTTTCTGAACAGATTAACATCTTCTTTGACTACAGTgggagagatttggaagacaaagAAGGGTAATGTGTAATTGCTAAGATTATGGCTTCCGCTGTGTTAAATTGCTTTAAGATTAAGAGTGATATAAGTTATAACATCATGTTTGTTTTGGATTTGGTCTTTTCTGTAGAGAGATTCAAGCAGGTGCTAAACTGTCACTAAATCGACAATTTTTTGACGAACGTTGGTCAAAGCAtcgtgttgttagttgtttggaTTGGTCATCTCAGGTAAAGGATAGCAAGAGTGGTTGCTAttagctcattttttaattataattaaccTGTAGTTTTAATTATGGGAACTGTTTGTAGCTAAACCAATATGTATAATTAAAGTAACAGTGGGTGATGGTTCCAGTGTTACCGTGTTCGTTTTATCTTCTATATTGTGGAAGATAGAATTGGAAACattatttgtatttaaaattcAAGATTTCAGTTAAGCCACAGCCCAGTTTTACTAATTTCAATTGCTCACCAAATTCTTTGGACAAAATTTAAGTacacattttaataaaatattttaatgtaaaaacaTTTTAGGTAATTAACTGTACTAATTTAAAATTGTACTAAGTTCCCAATGAGTGAAACTCTAGAGATGTCTTTCAAGATAAAGTATCAGGTATTTGTATTTTCAGAATAATTTGATGAAAACATTTGAGTAACTAGGAACATACAATAGTTCTTATCTGCGTAtggaatttcttttctatttgacCCTTGTGAACAGTACCCAGAGTTGCTTGTGGCTTCCTATAACAACAATGAAGATGCTCCTCATGAGCCTGATGGTGTGGCCCTCGTGTGGAATATGAAGTACAAAAAAACTACGCCAGAGTATGTGTTTCACTGCCAGGTGAGATGGTTTTAACAGTCTTCCCCAAGTTTAAAAATTCATTAATGAATTTggacaaatgccttttttttgtcAACATAATGATTTCATTGGATTGGCATTTGCTAAACCACTCCATATTTGCAAACAGATGTTAACAGAAACTGAGGGCTTCTCAGTTCAACATAATGATCTGCCTTTTGTAGCTTTTCTGGCATCTCTTATAATGTTTAATCACACCTAAAGTCCTTTACAGTTGTGATTTTCTGTTATTGTGATTGATTGTACAAAACGAATCTTTtataaaatgtcttttctacaggGAGTTTCTCAGGAACTTATTTGCTGAATATACAATTAGACCGTTGGCCCACTGAGTTACTTATACATGGCCTGAGGAGTTGGAACTAGATAGTTTTAAGTAGAAACATATGCTTGAAGTAGAAAACAGATGCAGATTTTTAAAGTGGATTTAGCGGAAGGTTAGACTTTGCAAGACTTTTCTGTTGGCAAAGTTATAATCTTTTAATAATGTCATAATTCTGGGGGGAAAAACACTTAACTGGATCAAAACTAGCTTACATTTTGCTGTCAAATTACTGTCAGAGGCTGACACAAGGCCAGTTATGTTTTGATTTAATACTGTCATCAAACAGAATAATATTTGCTTTCTTTGAAACATTGCTTAAACATATTTATGTAAAAAGTCGTTATGGATCATTTTTAGCCAAAAAATTCGAAAGGTACATTTTTATActcctgaaaaaaattaaaattgttaatgaattaatttcattatttttataaccTCTAATACCttacaataaagaaagaaatgttttggGTAGTAGATTTAATTTTATAACTTTTCAGACTTCTTGCTTGTGAACCTTAAGTGTAATAATCTTACTTACTTGCAGTCAGCTGTGATGTCTGCTACATTTGCAAAGTTTCATCCAAATCTGGTTGTTGGTGGTACATATTCAGGCCAAATTGTGCTTTGGGATAACCGTAGCAATAAAAGAACTCCAGTGCAAAGAACTCCGTTGTCAGCTGCTGCACACACAGTAAGTAAATAAGGGTATTTCCATTACACTTCTGTGCCCTGTCTCCATTAACTACTTAGTAGTATCCGTTCAGAGTACCGTAGCCTCAGATGGTGCTTCCTTTGATGTATGAATTTCTCATCATTTAGCAACCAAGAATGAAagactttttctgtatttttggaGTTCTGTTTTATCAGAAACTTATCTCTCTTCAGAGACTGAATCTTTTGCTAATCTAAAGACTCACAGTAAAAGTGATATTAAAAATACCATCAAGTTATTTGAGACTTATTTTCATATGAAACATAATACCTGTGAAAAGAcagtaaaaaaatcttttttgtaaaataattactgaaattttcttaattttcatcTTTTTAGCACCCTGTATATTGTGTAAATGTAGTTGGAAcacaaaatgctcacaatctgATTAGCATCTCTACTGATGGAAAAATTTGTTCATGGAGTTTGGACATGCTTTCCCATCCACAGGTAGGTTAAACTTGGAAAACTGAAATTTTGAGGcaaatattattattgtttataTACCCCAGCTTATGTTTTTTATAAACTGTTTTGTAATAGTATTATTATAACAGTTTATAAACCTAAACATGTCTGGTGTGTTTGTTgtgtatgcattttatttttcaaacctACTTCATTTAATCATCAAAGTAGATTTATGTAAATAGTATAATAAAAGAGTTATTTACAGGTCAACTAAAACTAGACAatgtttttgtaaaaattaaaagttgCAAGTTTACAAAATgatttcctcaattttttttctatgtaggATAGCATGGAGTTGGTTCATAAACAGTCAAAGGCAGTGGCTGTGACATCTATGTCCTTCCCTGTTGGAGATGTCAACAACTTTGTTGTTGGGAGTGAAGAGGGCTCTGTGTACACAGCATGCCGCCATGGCAGGTAAACCTAAACTGGAATTTGCCATTATTTAATATTCTCCCTTGAATAATCCGTTGAAACAAATTGCCCCTCATTTACATAGAAATCTGCCCTAGAGCCACTCATTATATGTGACAGGTTATTTGTGTTCAGGCATATAAAATTAAaacttaactttaaaaaaaaaaagtcattttggaTTCATGATGTGTCTTGGATTTTGTGGGTTGTGGTAtattgtgtttatgtgtgtgcatgcacacgtaGATGTTAGTGGTAGAGAGCAAGATTCAGCAATTCTACTAAATATGATATATCACATTTAAAGTTGTAAATAAGATTATCAGCTGTCTTCTCATTGTGATTTATTTGGACTCTAGCGTTAGTTCAGTCCTCCTAATAGTTGTACAGTAATGTCATATACACATGTTATATTGACTGGTGTTTCTCCTGTTTCATCTGTTTTGAAACTGTCTGTCTGTACCTTATCAGTTGCTTCCTTAAGTAAAATTGAGCGTCCAGATTTCATCGCAAATACAGATTTCACTTcaaagcttttgatttaaaggtAACCCAGATTATGTCTCTTATGTTAGGATCACTTTGTCTCTATTCCACCACCTCAGATATTGGACTTTTAAGTTCTTTTGTCAACAGCATGATGTTTACAGTTGTGAAACGTACTTACTGCTTTAGTAGTATTGCCAAATTTTAATAGAATAACAATAAATTTATAAGAGTTGAAGTTTGGCGAAATTATGTCAAGGTATGAAATTTAAAcccataataaaatgtatttgtaaGTGGTCTACTTATAAGAGATTTCCTaaacattttcacttttatgaaatagcAAAGCTGGAATCAGTGAGATGTTTGAGGGGCATCAAGGACCAATCACTGGCATCCATTGTCATGCAGCTGTTGGAGCAGTAGACTTCTCACATCTTTTCGTCACTTCATCGTTTGACTGGACAGTAAAACTTTGGACAACTAAGGTATCTAAAATGCAGACATCTGCTCATTTGCTCAAGTTTCTGACACAAGGTGGTGCTCTAATACTATATAGGAAAGATGAAAAGCTTTCAAATAGCTTAGAATTATTTATTAATGGATCAAACCTGATAAAAAGTTACACAGGACATGAGTGAGCTATTGGATGTTATAGTTTTCATAAAAGTGTCCTGGCAGATATGGAAACCGCACACATACCAGCCTCCCCACCACTTCAGGCTTTTCAAGCACAGAGCTCCTTACCCTAAACTGAGTTGGGGAGATAGCTCCTGAGTATCTCACATAGCACCTCCCATAACTGTGATACAGCCTATCACAAAAGCCATGCATTGCTCCATGGAGAGCTTTAGAGGGTTATGCAGAACCATAGTGACTCACAGAACTgatggagaaatggagaaaagacacatAAAAACTGACTTACATTAAGGTCGTATACAATAAGGTCATACGTAAAAAACTTGAATCATTAGGAAAGATTTGTGTAAAGgcatggtacttttttttttttttttttttttttccttattttgtataataaatgaatagttttggttttaataagTTTTAGTTATTTGAAAAGCCCACTTATGTGATAAAGTGCTTCCTGATCCTCCAGCGATTTCAGATAAATGCGACATGGCAAGAAAATGGTTGTATGGATTTCAGTTGAGTTTTTCTGCGTATCATCGTTTGGGCTAAAGACTGGCAGGAACTTGGCCAGTTGAAAGTCTCAAGGCAAATCCAAGTAGGGAGGGAACATTTACCTGCTATGACTGACCTCCTGGTCTTATTCCATCTGTTTTAAAATTAAAGTGCTTTGACTTTGCTGTTTTGTTGCGGTGTTACATTGTTGCTGGTGAAACTGCATACTGTATATCAGAttctatttaaattaaatttcgagcttttttttttttctctttcctcgtGCCTTACACTGAATGAGACAAAGTTTAGAGAGCTTATTTGGTTCTTCCATTTCTTTGAGAAAACCTGGTGGTCTTAGGAGATGTTCCCCACTATTCCAGTGAacttacatttatttattgagtgctggCCTTAGAAATCTGGGATAAACTCACCGTTCACTCTTATCCTTCCTTGATATTTCAGTGTAATTGAAGTGAGTTAAACTACTCCAAAAACTTGCCTTTTAAAATTGAATGTTTTCAGGTTTGgcattagagaaataaaaatagctcTTACCTTACGTCT encodes the following:
- the DYNC1I2 gene encoding cytoplasmic dynein 1 intermediate chain 2 isoform X1, whose product is MSDKSELKAELERKKQRLAQIREEKKRKEEERKKKETDQKKEAVAPVQEESDLEKKRREAEALLQSMGLTPESPIVPPPMSPSSKSVSTPSEAGSQDSGDGAVGSRTLHWDTDPSVLQLHSDSDLGRGPIKLGMAKITQVDFPPREIVTYTKETQTPVMAQPKEDEEEEDDVVTPKPPVEPEEEKTLKKDEENDIKAPPHELTEEEKQQILHSEEFLSFFDHSTRIVERALSEQINIFFDYSGRDLEDKEGEIQAGAKLSLNRQFFDERWSKHRVVSCLDWSSQYPELLVASYNNNEDAPHEPDGVALVWNMKYKKTTPEYVFHCQSAVMSATFAKFHPNLVVGGTYSGQIVLWDNRSNKRTPVQRTPLSAAAHTHPVYCVNVVGTQNAHNLISISTDGKICSWSLDMLSHPQDSMELVHKQSKAVAVTSMSFPVGDVNNFVVGSEEGSVYTACRHGSKAGISEMFEGHQGPITGIHCHAAVGAVDFSHLFVTSSFDWTVKLWTTKNNKPLYSFEDNSDYVYDVMWSPTHPALFACVDGMGRLDLWNLNNDTEVPTASISVEGNPALNRVRWTHSGREIAVGDSEGQIVIYDVGEQIAVPRNDEWARFGRTLAEINANRADAEEEAATRIPA
- the DYNC1I2 gene encoding cytoplasmic dynein 1 intermediate chain 2 isoform X2; protein product: MSDKSELKAELERKKQRLAQIREEKKRKEEERKKKETDQKKEAVAPVQEESDLEKKRREAEALLQSMGLTPESPIVPPPMSPSSKSVSTPSEAGSQDSGDGAVGSRRGPIKLGMAKITQVDFPPREIVTYTKETQTPVMAQPKEDEEEEDDVVTPKPPVEPEEEKTLKKDEENDIKAPPHELTEEEKQQILHSEEFLSFFDHSTRIVERALSEQINIFFDYSGRDLEDKEGEIQAGAKLSLNRQFFDERWSKHRVVSCLDWSSQYPELLVASYNNNEDAPHEPDGVALVWNMKYKKTTPEYVFHCQSAVMSATFAKFHPNLVVGGTYSGQIVLWDNRSNKRTPVQRTPLSAAAHTHPVYCVNVVGTQNAHNLISISTDGKICSWSLDMLSHPQDSMELVHKQSKAVAVTSMSFPVGDVNNFVVGSEEGSVYTACRHGSKAGISEMFEGHQGPITGIHCHAAVGAVDFSHLFVTSSFDWTVKLWTTKNNKPLYSFEDNSDYVYDVMWSPTHPALFACVDGMGRLDLWNLNNDTEVPTASISVEGNPALNRVRWTHSGREIAVGDSEGQIVIYDVGEQIAVPRNDEWARFGRTLAEINANRADAEEEAATRIPA